In endosymbiont of unidentified scaly snail isolate Monju, the following are encoded in one genomic region:
- a CDS encoding invasion associated locus B family protein, with protein sequence MQKLILAVLLLGIIQPALAEDKKSVPTFGDWGKACEKGMADDKGKQGPEVCYIFQNVSNKDNGKLVMQMRIGMAPQNGKPVLIVTLPLGVLLPPGAAFVVEGHEKEPLKLPFLACAPEGCTTVGQVIDDKLLKAMKKAQKAAVRVALLNRQVLTLPVSLKGFTRAYIALNKK encoded by the coding sequence ATGCAAAAACTGATCCTGGCCGTACTCCTCCTGGGCATCATCCAACCCGCACTGGCAGAGGACAAGAAATCGGTGCCTACCTTCGGCGACTGGGGTAAGGCCTGCGAGAAGGGGATGGCCGACGACAAGGGCAAGCAGGGACCGGAGGTCTGCTACATCTTCCAGAACGTGAGCAACAAGGACAACGGCAAGCTGGTGATGCAGATGCGCATCGGCATGGCGCCGCAGAACGGCAAGCCGGTCCTGATCGTGACCCTGCCGCTGGGGGTTCTTTTGCCTCCGGGCGCGGCCTTCGTGGTCGAGGGCCACGAAAAGGAACCGCTCAAGCTGCCCTTCCTGGCATGCGCGCCCGAGGGCTGCACCACCGTGGGCCAGGTCATCGACGACAAGCTGCTCAAGGCCATGAAGAAGGCCCAGAAGGCCGCGGTGCGCGTGGCCCTGCTCAACCGCCAGGTGCTCACCCTGCCGGTCTCCCTCAAGGGCTTTACCCGCGCCTACATCGCGCTCAACAAGAAATGA
- a CDS encoding RidA family protein: MSREIIATDQAPQAIGTYSQAVKVGSTVYLSGQIPLVPETMEMVDGDIEAQIRRVFDNLAAVARAAGGSLNDVVKLNIFLTDLGHFAKVNEVMAEYFQQPYPARAAIGVAALPRDAGVEMDAIMELGG; encoded by the coding sequence ATGAGCAGAGAAATCATTGCCACCGATCAGGCCCCGCAGGCCATCGGCACTTATTCCCAGGCGGTCAAGGTGGGCAGCACCGTGTACCTGTCGGGCCAGATCCCGCTGGTACCCGAGACCATGGAGATGGTCGACGGCGACATCGAGGCGCAGATCCGACGCGTGTTCGACAACCTCGCCGCCGTGGCCCGGGCCGCTGGCGGCAGCCTGAACGACGTGGTCAAGCTGAACATCTTCCTCACCGACCTGGGTCACTTCGCCAAGGTCAACGAGGTGATGGCCGAGTACTTCCAGCAACCCTATCCGGCGCGCGCCGCCATCGGCGTGGCGGCGCTGCCGCGGGACGCTGGTGTCGAAATGGACGCCATCATGGAACTCGGCGGCTGA